ATTCTGCTTAACCCTGCAAATTGCATCCAAAATGCTGCCCAAGTTGTCGTCGCAACACCCTGTATTCCACGAGATTGCCAGGTGTTGGCAAAACGAGTCCAAACTTGAGATGAAGTAGATACCATAATGACCTGACCTAATTTTGGTACAACAATTCTTGATGTAACTGCCGTTTTGAAATAACTTTAGCTGGAACACCCACAGCAACCGAATAGGGAGGAATATCTTTTGTGACTACTGCACCAGCACCAATGACGCTACCTTGACCGATCGTGACGCCATCTAAAACTTTGACTCCAGTACCTAACCAACAGTCATCTTCGATGACAACTCCCTTGCAAGTCAATCCCTGCTCTTGAATACTACAGCTGGGATCGGCAAATTTATGATTATTCCCGTAAATTCCTGAATGTGATGCTATCAAGCAGTTTTTACCAATTTTGACCGAACCAGGACCCGCGATACAAGTGTAAGGTCCAATGTAAGTTGCTGCACCGATTTCAATTAACCCATTATCGTGTGCTTTGATATCGACGCCACAGTCTAGATTAACTTGTTCGTGAAAATAGATGCTGCAATTTTCTCCTGCTGTGTTAATTCTTACACCTGACTCGATGTGGACGCGATCGCCAATGTAAATTTTGTTATTACTTGCTTGAGTTTTATTTGTCAGAACAGCACTACTTAAAAAAGCACCGCGATTGATATTGACATTATTACCAATTTCTATATTGCGAGGTTGAATAAATTCAACACCAGTTTGAATTCGTACTGAATGACCTATTCGTGCAAAAATAGAGCGATAAATAGAGTTTCTTAAAACGATCCCTGATCCTCTAGGAATCCATTCAATTAAAGCAGTAATTAATGATTCTTTTTTATATAAATTTGCTGTAGAGGTTCTTTCCATTATACAAATCAATTTAAATATTTTTTAATAAAATCTAATTTGTTTTTAAATATGGAGTAGGCATCTTACCTGCCCCTTAAATTCTAATTCACTGCTAATTAAACACATTCTTAACTAGACATCATACAATACAATACTTTTTCATCGAGCATATCCAATAATTTGCTATCATGCTGACTATCAATCTTGCGGGCAAAATGAAAATCACTGCGAGTAATTTTCGTGTAATCTTCAATTGTTAACAACCGAGCATTTCCACTACGAATATCAGCAGGAAACTCTACAAAACGTTTATCATCGTTGCATAAATTAAATTGCGCACTATTTACTAAAACAGTTTGCATAATTGATTCTTCAGGAGCTAAAGTTTTTTGATAGTACTTTAAAACCTCAGGATGCTCGTGCAAATATTCTCTAAAATATCTAACACACTTTCGCGATAGCGTGTTCCAATACCAGCCACCGTAACATTTAAATTGTTCATTAAAAGGATGATTTTTGGCTTTTAGCCCCAAAAGTGAAAATCGCCACTGAACTAACAGAGGCGTAAAAGGTTCAATTCTTCCTAGTTTTCTTAGAAACCAACTTGTCCATTCGGGAAGGCTAATATACTGTCCAAAAAAGCGTTTTTCTCCTGCTTTACCCCAAAGACTTTGTGGTGAAAGAACATCCCAATAACGAATGAAACCGTCATACTCAGTTTGAGTCAAAAAGCTCTCAATCGTAGATATTGGTTGTGTGGGATAATCTTGACCAGAAAGACAAACAAGCCATTCAAAATTTGGACGATTAGCAAATAGCCAATCAACAGCTTCAAGATACATTGTTAATAAAGATGCGTCACCCCGTTTAGCAGCTTTTTTGCGTTGAATTAAGTCAATTCCTGAGTAATGACTGAGACTAGATAAATCGAGGTAAGAAGTACTAAAGTCATGATTAATCAAAACCTGAGAGTGAGGACTTGATTGTTTAATGACTCGTACTAGTCGCAGCACTTGTTCAGGATTTTTATGGCTTTGAATAAAGTAGCAAATCATGCGTGTATATTATTAATTAAAAGTTGCCTTTTGACTAAAGTCGCCGCTACTAAAAGCAAGTGTACCTTCGTACACTAAAATAAGACTTTTACTAGTAAGTCCACGCAGGTGGAATTTGTTTATTTAGTAGCAAATTCATTCGCCAAGCATTCTGATGATTTTTCGAGAATGTGGTTATACAAATTGAGATGTTGTTGCGCACACAATTCAATTGAGTATTCTTGAGATGCGATCGCCCGACACTGTAGATTCATGTCACTAGAAGATTGTGTGAGTAGTTGAGCAATACCTTTACTAAAGTCTTGAGCATCTTCGGGTGTAGCGAGGTATCCTGTGATACCATGTCGTACTAAATCAGGAACACCACCCACTTTAAATGAAACAACAGGCGTTCCACACGCCATACTTTCTAACGCGACGTTACCAAAAGTTTCAGCACGAGTCGGAAACAAAAATAAATCAGCAGCCGAATAACAAACCGCTTTATGGAGATCGTCACTGACATAACCGAGATTGAGTGTAGGCATTCCGACAGTTTGAGCGATCGCTTCACCGCCATGTCCTATAATCACTAATACTGTTTCTGCTTTGAGTGATGCAGGGAGGCTTTGTAAAGCTTTCAGCAGAAGATCGCCGCCTTTTTGGAAGTGATCTAACCGCACCGCTGCGAACATAAGGACGTTTTTATCTTGGGGAATTCCTAGTTGGGCGCGACATTGATCGCGATCCAAGGGTTGATAGATATCAGTATCGATCCCGTTAGGAATTTCATAAATTGGGTGGCGGTTTAATATACTTTGCTGTGCGACTTGAGTTAACCACTTACTTTTAGTGACAAATGTGATGTTAGAACGATTGTAGATCCACTCCTTGAGTTTCCACTCGATGCGCGTACCATCGCGACGGATATAGGGATTCGATTCTGGATAAGGACATTTCCCACAACCAGTTTTCCAGCGATCGCAGTCGTAACTAAAGGCGCAATGTCCTGTAAAAGCCCACATATCACACAGCGTGAATACCGCAGGCTTATTCTGTGTCAGGTAAGGTAGTGCTAAATAATTGAAAAAACCGCTGTGCGTACCGTGAAAGTGCAGAATGTCAGTGTCGATGTAAGCTGGATGCTGTTTGATTTTGAAGGAACTAACTCGGTGGATATCGTTTAATCCGAGTCTTGATGTGAATTTTTTAAGATATGTTCCAGCTGTTTCCCATCTTGACCAATGTTCGAGGACTTGCACATAAGGAGAATCGGTTGTTTTGTTTTCACACAAAATCTGAGAATCAACTCCAGCGGATCTTAGCCCCATATGAAGGCGATGCATCGAAACTGCACCACCTCCGCCCAGCTTACCCGAATCACTTGTCCACAAGTGAAGAACTTTCACTGTTTTAAACCTCTGGGATTGTTCGCGTGTCAATCAACTTTAAATGTTGTTCGCGCGATCGCGTTACGGTTATTAGAAAACTGACTTAGACAGCAAGGCTAGTAGAAGTTGTTCGTGCTTTAACTATAGGTGTGTCCTTCATCTGCTGTTTAATCTCGTCAGCTAACCTAATTGCTAAAGCCACAATCGTTAGGGTAGGATTCGACAGTCCACTTGTGGGGAAGACCGAGCTACCAGCTACATACAAATTACTTACACCATGAACTTGACAGTGTTCGTTGACAACACCTTGGCGAGGATTAGTACTCATGCGCGTTGTCCCGATGTGATGGTACGAACCTTTTATAGATTGCCAAGAAGCATCATCGTCTGTCAATTCGATTTGCATTTGACCCAGCGCAAACTGCTCAAATTTTTGGGCAATAACCTGTTGAGATCGCTTCACAGTATATTTGTCTATTGGACTCAAGCGCCAGTCGAGGTTGACGCGATTTAGTCCTAAGCGATCGCGTTCTGTACTCAGTGTAATTCGACTGTCTGGATTTGGAGCTTGCTCTGATATTAGGTGGGTTCGGTAAACAACAGATTGCTCTGTAGGTTTACGGAATAATTTTGCATAAGCTTTAGCAAGGACGCGATCAGAATTTGCAATGACTTGACCCAAATCCTCAATGGCAGAAGTTTCTTTTTTGGGAAGACCAAACTCATACTCGTGACCTTCAACAATAGCAGTCAACTCTTGAGAAGCTTTTGACTGGCGCATTTTATACTGTAAGCGCTTGAGCGCAAGGAGCCACTCTTCAACAATAGGTTTAACACGCAGACTAAAATTGAGAACTTGCTCGCGCTCTTGCATTTGTTTAGACAAACCAAAGCCTGTTCCCATAAAGGTGTTCTCGACTTCAATGTAAGGCGGTGCTACCTGATTAAAATACGATACTGTGCCTGACCATAGAATCGGATGTTCCATAAAGAATCTACCAACTAGGTCGTATTGATTTCCTAGTCCACAGGTTTGATCTTTGTTAGATAGCAACAACAACCGTGGATTTTCAATACCACCCACTGCCAAAATATAAGTTTTGGCTTTTACACAAAACTGCTTACCGTCAATACTTGCAACTCGAAGTCGAGTCACTGCACGTGCTGTATCGTTTGTTTCAATCTCTACAACGTTAGCATGAAGATAAGTTTTAATATTTCGTGCTTGCTCAAGTTCAGTTCTATAAGCCTCACCAAAGCGGACGTGTGTTGATGGAATAACTTGCCACAAATGCGTAGTAATCTCTTCTCCAAGCGATGGTATTTCCATCTGAAGTTGAGCTAAACCTGCTTGCCAATACGCTAAATCATACTCAAAAGGCCCTAAATGACAAGCTTGCTGCGCGCGATGATAGTAGGGATCTAACTCAGATTTAGTGATAGGCCAACCACTATATGGCATCCAAGAGCGTTGTTCAAAATCAATTTCATCAAGTGGACGACTCCATCCTCCCCAGAGATTCGTAGAGCCACCCAAATAACGGGCACGCGCTTCTTTTAAAGGAAAATATCTTGTTCCTACATTGTCACCTTCGTATAGTGATTGTGTTGCAGGCTCATACCCTAAACCACCACTTTCCAAAATACAAACTTCGTATGGCTGGTTACTCAATTCCCGCGCAATCGTAATTCCTGCGGCTCCAGCACCGATTATACAAATATCTGTTTCTAACAGTGTTTCTGCTGGTACGGTTAATGCATCAATAATCATGATTATTTTTGTTAAATTTTCCAAGTACTAACTGCAATCAGAGATTGAACCACGATTTATCTACTAAGCTGCAACCAATCCTCTAACTTCACTAATTGTTGATTGCAAATCTACTTCGTGCTTAATTCTTCCTTCGATATGTTCTGGATAGAAGTATTTTTCTACAACTTCTTTACCAAATCCTACAATACATTCAGCATCAAACAAAAACTCAAGTGTTAAGCATGCTGAACTAAATGTAAATATTTTAGGACTTTGCGACTGAGTAAGATCAAATTTGAGAAACAACTCCATAAATAGAACTTCAAAAGGCAAGTAGAATAAGAAATCCTCGTTAAGCAAAATAATTTTTGCATAAAGATCATTCAGTTCAGCCTGCAGTTGTAAAATCTTTTGTTTCGAGTCTCGCGGATGCGGCTTAATCAAAAGGATTGAGTTAGGTGGTATGCCTTGTGTTAACAAGAACTCTCTATATGCTTTGACTTCCCTTTCTCTAGGCATTCTATGAGCCTCAGAAAAATTGGAAGACAGCAAGATTGATACAGAATAATTTTGTATTACTGCTTTTAGTTTGTTAATGTAATCAGCATCAATTAAGTCATCTAATGCTTTTCTGAGAGTTTGAAAATTTTTTAAGTACACTGACCTATCCAGAACAACTGTTTCCATAGGCGGAACTTCACCAAAAGCATAGGGCAACGAGAAATAACCAATATCAAACTCTTGTTTACGAAATTTTTTCTTTTTAGGTAAAACTCCTTTGATTTGTTTTTTGACATTCTTATATAAATTGCTTAAGGAAAGAGCAGCTTCTTGCGATGTATTTTGTGGTAAAAAAGCTGTGTGAGAAAAGTAAATTCCAATACCATCTCCATAGCAAATTTTCTCAGCAGATTCATAAACATTCATTAAGAGTTGATTTTCTGTATTCCATGTTCTGGAAAAATAGATTTCATCAGGATTCTCAATTCCTACAAGGTTATGGACTGACTTAGCGACTTCAGACAGGCTAGAAGTGTTAACTTTATCTGTTAAAGTCTTTATTTGTTCTAAGGATAGATAAACAATTTTTTTCCATGAGTAGATGGAGTTAGCCATCTTTTGAATAAAAGCAGCAAACTCTTCGTTTTGTCCTTGAGGGGCAAATAAAGGGGTAATAACAAGATAATCTTCATAATTACAGTTCAATTGCTGTTCTTTGGCTCTATAGTTGAGCACTGACAAAGCTGTAACTAACTGAATGCTACCAAAGCAAGCTACCAAACGCTTGATTGTTTTTTGTGACATATTTATTGACTGACAAAACTATTGACAACTAGCAATTAGCATCTCGCAAATTTCTCTAACCGCCCCTTGTCCGCCAGGGAGTTTAGTAATATAAATTGCAATACTTCGATTTGCACTCATAGCATCAGCAACTGTCATGGGACAACCGACAGCTTGCAGTACCTCAAGATCGTTAATATCATCGCCAACATAAGCTACTTGAGAAAGCGAGATATCTAACTTTTGACAAAGAGTTTTTAACTGAGAGAGTTTGTCTTTTACACCTAAGAAAGTGTGAGTAATGCCTAAATCTTGAGCGCGATTGAGTGTTGATAATGCAGATTTCGCAGTAATGATGGCAACTTCTACACCAGCTTGCTTTAACAGCTTAATTCCTTGACCATCTTTAATATTGAATTTTCGCAGAACTTGACCAGTTTCTGTATAGTAAAGTCCGCCATCAGTGAGTACGCCATCAACGTCTAAAGCTAAAAGCTTAATTTGTGATAAACGCGATCGCAGTTCTGATGTAGAAATATCTGTCATGACAATTACACAGTTGTGGGGACAGCTTGCAAACTATTACGCACGTTGAGTACTTGCTTGAGAACAGATTCTAGTTCAGCTAAAGGAATCATATTCGGACCATCACTCGGTGCATTATCAGGATTTTCATGAACTTCCATAAATAATGCATCGATGCCAATCGCAGCAGCAGCACGGGCTAAGTATGGCACAAACTGGCGCTGTCCTCCTGATTTATCACCTTGTCCTCCTGGCATTTGTACGCTGTGGGTTGCATCAAACACAACAGGATAGCCAAACTCACGCATTTGTGGTAAAGAACGAAAATCGACAACTAAGGTGTTGTAGCCGAAACTTGTCCCGCGTTCAGTTAACAGAATTCGCTTGGTTCCGCCTGACTCGAGTTTGCGCACAACATTTTTCATATCCCAAGGACCTAAAAATTGTCCTTTTTTCACGTTGACAACTTTACCTGTCGCCGCAGCAGCGAGTAATAAATCAGTTTGGCGACATAAAAAAGCCGGAATTTGCAAAACATCCACAACTTCTGCGACAATTGCAGCTTGATAACTTTCGTGAATATCTGTAAGAACCGGAACTCCAACTTCTTCTTTCACTCGTTGCAAGATTTGCAGTCCAGTTTCTAAATTTTGTCCTCGAAAAGAATTGATTGAGGTACGGTTAGCTTTATCAAACGAAGATTTAAAGATGAACGAAATCCCCAAGCGATCGCACACCTTGGCAATCTGTTCTGCCATAAATAGCGTAAAGTCCCCAGATTCAATCACACAAGGACCACCAATCAAAGTAAGGGGACAGTTGTCACCAATTGAAATATTGTTTGTAATTTGAGTTTGAATCATTTGTTAATACACTTTTGTTGCAAATAAACATAACATCAAGGCTGGTAATTGGTCATTGGTCATTGGAAACGCACCAAGAATAATATCTATTACCTGTTACCCATTACCCATTACCCACTTTACTTTAAAACTTGATAAAGCTCTCGATACACCTTATCTTCAGCCAAGTTTTGACAAGCGAAAGCATAAGCTTTGTCTGAAAAATTCTTTCTTATTTCTTCATTTTCAATAAGTGTCGATATCTGCTCCAATGCATCTTTCGGACTATCGCTGACTAAAAATGCCTCATTAATTCCGTGTTCTAATCCTTCGGCACCAACTGTCGTAGTTACTAAAGGTTTGCTATGACATAAAGCTTCAACGTTTTTTATTTTAAGCCCTGTGCCAAAATATACTGGGTTGATGACAATATCTGCTTCTTTATATACACTTTCTAGGTCATTAGTCCAACCAGTTAGTTGGACATTAGCAGGAATTTCAACATCAGTTAATTCTTCGCAAATTCTTCCTACTATGTGTAACTTAATCTTGTACTTAAATTTTTCTATAAGCTTAACCCATACCTTCTTGAGAAAGTGGGCGATCGCTTTTTTATTAGAAGCATTAGGTCCAGCAACATAAGTAATATTAATCGGTGATTTATTTAAAAACTCATGTTTTTGAGGTTGACTAGGATGTCCTACCTGAATAACATGATGCTCAGGTAGCATTTTCTTAAAAGTTTCTTTATCTTTATTTTGAATTGCTAGTATAACATCAAAGAGACTTAATAGCTGTTTTTCCTCTTCTGCTGTAATTTTTATTTCTGATTCTCCATTCGCTCGAAACTTTTCATATCTTTGATACACTACATCATGTGTATCGATCAAAGTTAATGGTCGTGTTTCAACTTTATTAATGTCTTTGACTAAATAGGCAAGTCTAATATATTCAACAATAATTGCTTCTGGATTTAATTCTTGACATACACTACGAAAGTATTCTTGATGTTCTTGACTAAAAAAATTAATAAGTTCTATTTTTTGATTTTGCCTATTTTGAATTTTTAAAGATTTTTTAAAAAAAAGATTCTTCAACGATCTTACTTTTTTCTTAAAAAGAATTTTCCCTTTTCTTAAAATATCAGACTGAGTAGTAGTATTGCAATCAATACTCAAAAAACCACAGCTTTTATTAAAGACTTTGAACTCATGGTCGTAAGCAAGTTTAATTAAATCAATCTCTGTGTTTGTCAGCTTGCCAATAAAAAATACAGAAACATCGAACTTTTTTCGGACTAAGTACTGATACAAGTCAGAAATTCTTTTTGCTGAGCCTTGCTCTTGACGCCAAAATTTGCGATCTGTAGCGAGTAGTATCGTTTTCATATCTTTAGCTCCCCTGATGTAGATGCTCGATGTTAGATACCCATAGTCTTTGAGAACAAAGATTTAGCTATGGATATTGAGTAAAACTTAATATGAATATGTGCTGCGATCGCCGTTGGCTATTATAAACTCCCTGCACAAATTTGTAGATGCCTTCTAATAAGAGTCAAGGCTAGCTAAAAATAGCTGTGCATTCAAACTTTTGTCAAAACTTTAGATGGAGATTGCGTAAAATTTAGTTTTGGCATTCGGCGGGTAACGCGCTCTAAAGAATCAGCGAGTCTACCTTTAACCTGAAATGCTTGTTGTACTAAAGATGGGGCATCACACCAATGTTTGTAAGCGGGAACGACTGTACCCATCAAAAAACAACGCCAGCTGTTCAACAGGATATAATGTTGCGTTTCTCTAGCCCGTAGTTGACCATTATCGACCATAGCACGACGAAATGCTACGTCATCTCGGAGTCGTTGTAGCATAGCTAGCAACTGAGTTGGTGAAGTCGCCTCTAAGTAATCTAACTCGTTTCTGCGCTCTGCTTGAAAAGCAGATTCGCGACCAAGAATTGCTGGTACACCAGCATGCCATGCATTATATAACTTCAAAGCAGGTCTGACCGTATGGTCTTGGTTATCAAAGCTGCGCACAGCAACAACAGCATCAACATCACTATAGTTGTTCCAAGAGTCTTCACCGGCGATTTGCCAACGCAAACCCAACGCTTGCACTTGTTCAGCCCAAGATGGGTGTTTCAGTTCTGGTGCTAAGTTTTGTTCGCGACCAAAGAAAGTGATATTTTCAAAGCGATCGCCACGTGCAGGATCGCGAGGAATTAAACCTGGTTGGGGTGCCCAATGAGGAATGTAGTAGCTATTGTTAATTGAGTAACCGTCTTGAGAAAGTAACTCTTGAGGATTAAGGACAATATGAAAATGTGCCCAAGGGTGTCGCCGCGAGCGATCGGCTACAATACACACCAACATCACTTTAGAGTCAGGTTTCCACTTCTGCCAAAAAATAGATTTGTGATATGCAATAACGATGCCTTCAGTTGGCATTTTGCCAGTTAGCTGACAAGGAAATCCATCTGCTTTTAAGCGGAGATAAGTTTGTAAAGTACAAGCAAATATCCCAGGATTAAAAAGTTGCCAGTGCTGATCAATCCATTCTAGATCAGTATTGTCGGGTGAAAAGTTTTCCGGCCAATGCTCTTGAGCAATATAAAAATAAATAGGTGGTAATGCTTCAGTACCAGAGTTATCAATGACATTTTGAGTTAGCAGCATTGTTAAACTACACTTGTGTTCGTGAATTATGGAAAAGTTCCCTACAACTGAAGTCGGGGCTACTCAGGCATAGTTTTGAGTTTTGTTAGCGTAGCGGTGCCTTAGCACATTTTGAGTTTTGAATTAAGAGAGTTTTGAATTTTTCGCGTAGCGTGGCAAAGCATTAGAATTTCTTAAACTCAACACTTCACGGCTCTCTTAAACTCAACACTCATAACTCATAACTCATAACTCTAAATTGGTGGACTTTTTCTATTTAGGTGTGAATTTATTCGCTCAACATTCTTGTTGATGTTAACTACTGAATTTTCAAGCCCGTATCTGAGCAAGCCATCCTTATAAGCCTTGGGCGATCGCAATCTTCCCAAATTACCGTCGCTGTAACTCGTGCCAAATTTCCGTTTTTGTCTGACCTGAGGTTTTCTATTCTCATATGCTTAGTCCTTGTTAGACGTACAACGGCTTACTATCTATACATTGCTACTGCATCTGATGCCATAACTGTTGATGCCATAACTGTTTTCACGCGATCCGCCAGTCGAATTGCCAGCGCAATGATGGTAAGAGTGGGATTAGCGGCACCTCCCGTCGGAAAAACAGAACTACCTGTAATGAACAAATTGGAGACTCCATGAACTCGGCAGTTTTCATCGACAACGCCCTGCTTCGGATCGATATGCATGCGTGTTGTTCCCATATGATGTCTTCCGCCGACACACTTTGGTTTACGTCGATCCAGCGTAACCAATGATTGAAACTGACCTAGCCCAGCGTGCTCAATCTCTTCTCTGAGAATTTCCTGTACCTGCTGGAGGCTATGGATTTCTAGGTCGCTCCAATGCCAGCGGAGCGGCTGGATTTTCCTTAAACCAAGGCGATCGCGTTCATCGCTAAGCATGACTCGAATGTCTGGATTAGGTGGCTGCTCTGTAACAGACCATACCTGGAATGCTCTAAATCTCTTTTCATTACCTTGGCAGTGCGACCAACCACCGTGACTGATATCGTAAGGAAATTCTTTCACGTTAGAAGCGCGTCTGTAGATGCGTGTCACGATCTCGTCAATGCCGCCAATTGCATTGTTCAAATGTTGGAGCAAATCCTTTGGTACCTTTGCATGGCGGATTGACGACAGCAAGACTTTAAGTGACTTAATGGCTGGTGACTCATAGATAGATTTGGGAACAAGGAGCAAATAACTATTCAGTAACTGCTGACGGCGCATTACTTCTTCAGTCAGAGACAGTTTTCCCATTACCGGTATGTTGTTCGTCCAGCGGATATCGTATAAACCTGCTGAATTAAAAATCTGTCGCTCTGAAGGAATAAACATCCCCAGACGAACAACTGGATGTTCCATAAAAAACCTGCCAACCAAATCGTGTTGATTGCCTAAACCGACATTTTGAGTCTTGTTAGATAGCAGCAATAACCGGACATTTTCAATACCACCCG
Above is a window of Gloeocapsopsis sp. IPPAS B-1203 DNA encoding:
- a CDS encoding DapH/DapD/GlmU-related protein, which encodes MERTSTANLYKKESLITALIEWIPRGSGIVLRNSIYRSIFARIGHSVRIQTGVEFIQPRNIEIGNNVNINRGAFLSSAVLTNKTQASNNKIYIGDRVHIESGVRINTAGENCSIYFHEQVNLDCGVDIKAHDNGLIEIGAATYIGPYTCIAGPGSVKIGKNCLIASHSGIYGNNHKFADPSCSIQEQGLTCKGVVIEDDCWLGTGVKVLDGVTIGQGSVIGAGAVVTKDIPPYSVAVGVPAKVISKRQLHQELLYQN
- a CDS encoding beta-1,6-N-acetylglucosaminyltransferase is translated as MICYFIQSHKNPEQVLRLVRVIKQSSPHSQVLINHDFSTSYLDLSSLSHYSGIDLIQRKKAAKRGDASLLTMYLEAVDWLFANRPNFEWLVCLSGQDYPTQPISTIESFLTQTEYDGFIRYWDVLSPQSLWGKAGEKRFFGQYISLPEWTSWFLRKLGRIEPFTPLLVQWRFSLLGLKAKNHPFNEQFKCYGGWYWNTLSRKCVRYFREYLHEHPEVLKYYQKTLAPEESIMQTVLVNSAQFNLCNDDKRFVEFPADIRSGNARLLTIEDYTKITRSDFHFARKIDSQHDSKLLDMLDEKVLYCMMSS
- a CDS encoding glycosyltransferase family 4 protein, producing MKVLHLWTSDSGKLGGGGAVSMHRLHMGLRSAGVDSQILCENKTTDSPYVQVLEHWSRWETAGTYLKKFTSRLGLNDIHRVSSFKIKQHPAYIDTDILHFHGTHSGFFNYLALPYLTQNKPAVFTLCDMWAFTGHCAFSYDCDRWKTGCGKCPYPESNPYIRRDGTRIEWKLKEWIYNRSNITFVTKSKWLTQVAQQSILNRHPIYEIPNGIDTDIYQPLDRDQCRAQLGIPQDKNVLMFAAVRLDHFQKGGDLLLKALQSLPASLKAETVLVIIGHGGEAIAQTVGMPTLNLGYVSDDLHKAVCYSAADLFLFPTRAETFGNVALESMACGTPVVSFKVGGVPDLVRHGITGYLATPEDAQDFSKGIAQLLTQSSSDMNLQCRAIASQEYSIELCAQQHLNLYNHILEKSSECLANEFATK
- a CDS encoding GMC family oxidoreductase, which codes for MIIDALTVPAETLLETDICIIGAGAAGITIARELSNQPYEVCILESGGLGYEPATQSLYEGDNVGTRYFPLKEARARYLGGSTNLWGGWSRPLDEIDFEQRSWMPYSGWPITKSELDPYYHRAQQACHLGPFEYDLAYWQAGLAQLQMEIPSLGEEITTHLWQVIPSTHVRFGEAYRTELEQARNIKTYLHANVVEIETNDTARAVTRLRVASIDGKQFCVKAKTYILAVGGIENPRLLLLSNKDQTCGLGNQYDLVGRFFMEHPILWSGTVSYFNQVAPPYIEVENTFMGTGFGLSKQMQEREQVLNFSLRVKPIVEEWLLALKRLQYKMRQSKASQELTAIVEGHEYEFGLPKKETSAIEDLGQVIANSDRVLAKAYAKLFRKPTEQSVVYRTHLISEQAPNPDSRITLSTERDRLGLNRVNLDWRLSPIDKYTVKRSQQVIAQKFEQFALGQMQIELTDDDASWQSIKGSYHHIGTTRMSTNPRQGVVNEHCQVHGVSNLYVAGSSVFPTSGLSNPTLTIVALAIRLADEIKQQMKDTPIVKARTTSTSLAV
- a CDS encoding polysialyltransferase family glycosyltransferase; translation: MSQKTIKRLVACFGSIQLVTALSVLNYRAKEQQLNCNYEDYLVITPLFAPQGQNEEFAAFIQKMANSIYSWKKIVYLSLEQIKTLTDKVNTSSLSEVAKSVHNLVGIENPDEIYFSRTWNTENQLLMNVYESAEKICYGDGIGIYFSHTAFLPQNTSQEAALSLSNLYKNVKKQIKGVLPKKKKFRKQEFDIGYFSLPYAFGEVPPMETVVLDRSVYLKNFQTLRKALDDLIDADYINKLKAVIQNYSVSILLSSNFSEAHRMPREREVKAYREFLLTQGIPPNSILLIKPHPRDSKQKILQLQAELNDLYAKIILLNEDFLFYLPFEVLFMELFLKFDLTQSQSPKIFTFSSACLTLEFLFDAECIVGFGKEVVEKYFYPEHIEGRIKHEVDLQSTISEVRGLVAA
- a CDS encoding HAD-IIIA family hydrolase — encoded protein: MTDISTSELRSRLSQIKLLALDVDGVLTDGGLYYTETGQVLRKFNIKDGQGIKLLKQAGVEVAIITAKSALSTLNRAQDLGITHTFLGVKDKLSQLKTLCQKLDISLSQVAYVGDDINDLEVLQAVGCPMTVADAMSANRSIAIYITKLPGGQGAVREICEMLIASCQ
- the kdsA gene encoding 3-deoxy-8-phosphooctulonate synthase yields the protein MIQTQITNNISIGDNCPLTLIGGPCVIESGDFTLFMAEQIAKVCDRLGISFIFKSSFDKANRTSINSFRGQNLETGLQILQRVKEEVGVPVLTDIHESYQAAIVAEVVDVLQIPAFLCRQTDLLLAAAATGKVVNVKKGQFLGPWDMKNVVRKLESGGTKRILLTERGTSFGYNTLVVDFRSLPQMREFGYPVVFDATHSVQMPGGQGDKSGGQRQFVPYLARAAAAIGIDALFMEVHENPDNAPSDGPNMIPLAELESVLKQVLNVRNSLQAVPTTV
- a CDS encoding glycosyltransferase family 4 protein, which produces MKTILLATDRKFWRQEQGSAKRISDLYQYLVRKKFDVSVFFIGKLTNTEIDLIKLAYDHEFKVFNKSCGFLSIDCNTTTQSDILRKGKILFKKKVRSLKNLFFKKSLKIQNRQNQKIELINFFSQEHQEYFRSVCQELNPEAIIVEYIRLAYLVKDINKVETRPLTLIDTHDVVYQRYEKFRANGESEIKITAEEEKQLLSLFDVILAIQNKDKETFKKMLPEHHVIQVGHPSQPQKHEFLNKSPINITYVAGPNASNKKAIAHFLKKVWVKLIEKFKYKIKLHIVGRICEELTDVEIPANVQLTGWTNDLESVYKEADIVINPVYFGTGLKIKNVEALCHSKPLVTTTVGAEGLEHGINEAFLVSDSPKDALEQISTLIENEEIRKNFSDKAYAFACQNLAEDKVYRELYQVLK
- a CDS encoding GMC family oxidoreductase — its product is MLIDARTIPTDEIIKTEVCIIGAGPAGITLARELIGQNFRVCLLESGQTEPPDEDLQSLCKGEIIDELYQDLSLSLCRQFGGAANFWHNSVRLLPLDKIDFEKRDGLPYSGWPFSKSHLDPFYERAQHLCRLRPFAYDAEDWEDEQTPRLPFTGSRIATTTYQFSPRKIFTHELRSEIRRSENITTYLNANVVEIETDDIAKTVTRVRVACFQGNGFWVKAKVFILATGGIENVRLLLLSNKTQNVGLGNQHDLVGRFFMEHPVVRLGMFIPSERQIFNSAGLYDIRWTNNIPVMGKLSLTEEVMRRQQLLNSYLLLVPKSIYESPAIKSLKVLLSSIRHAKVPKDLLQHLNNAIGGIDEIVTRIYRRASNVKEFPYDISHGGWSHCQGNEKRFRAFQVWSVTEQPPNPDIRVMLSDERDRLGLRKIQPLRWHWSDLEIHSLQQVQEILREEIEHAGLGQFQSLVTLDRRKPKCVGGRHHMGTTRMHIDPKQGVVDENCRVHGVSNLFITGSSVFPTGGAANPTLTIIALAIRLADRVKTVMASTVMASDAVAMYR